In the genome of Osmerus mordax isolate fOsmMor3 chromosome 15, fOsmMor3.pri, whole genome shotgun sequence, one region contains:
- the LOC136958000 gene encoding clusterin-like protein 1 produces the protein MRTLVVLMFLVSTLEFLFCTPVYPVGTNEEVLKQLSREGERHVDEEMKRALFGVKQMKETMERNEEKHKQFMNSLQHSSDKRKGAVQLATEAEHKLQEAEQQCRDSLTMSFEECRPCLEDTCRSFYTSTCRRGFSSFSFKVEEFFKKMSSQLETQDEVYNQTQDPDQSQKPESQTQTPDGMEQEMVQVEASFRQLKSRVGLLYNTSVELVNRMHQEFGHTFHVAFTNDLKPRLLSPTEDTPSLGFLRGMGLEHILDSVYDFGKTMLEEFSYAMTDTLDEVKETQQQRAPGSSSDGGPGHSRYLCRRLRRQASDCWLLQDQCENCQEALIRECPSMRELHSELEEIHLLLNASRQQYEDTLLVVQRHTDDTLTWLDVTAEKYAWVTLLANDTLGPQHIFSITSVVPHMQMRDSGSKVDTTVAVKVLDSPLLTLSVPAELEMQDPAFIQYVAKEALVLYKQKLNGKHQTPCGT, from the exons ATGAGGACCCTGGTTGTTCTGATGTTCCTCGTGTCAACTCTGGAGTTCCTGTTCTGCACCCCTGTCTACCCAGTAGGGACAAATGAGGAAGTTCTCAAAC aGCTGTCCAGGGAAGGCGAGAGGCATGTTGacgaggagatgaagagagcccTTTTTGGGGTCAAACAGATGAAGGAGACGATGGAGAGGAATGAGGAGAAACACAAGCAGTTCATGAACAGCCTGCAACACAGCAGTGACAAGAGAAAA GGGGCGGTGCAGTTGGCCACGGAGGCGGAACACAAGCTTCAGGAGGCTGAGCAGCAGTGCCGTGATTCGCTGACGATGTCGTTTGAGGAGTGTCGTCCCTGCTTAGAGGACACCTGTAGGAGCTtctacacctccacctgccGGAGGGGCTTTTCATCCTTCTCATTCAAG GTGGAAGAGTTCTTCAAGAAGATGTCGTCCCAGTTGGAAACTCAAGACGAGGTCTACaaccagacccaggacccagaccagagccaaaagcCCGaatcccagacccagacccccgACGGAATGGAACAGGAGATGGTACAAGTGGAGGCCTCCTTCAGACAGCTGAAGAGCAGAGTGGGCCTCCTCTACAACACGAGCGTGGAGCTGGTCAACAGGATGCACCAGGAGTTTGGCCATACCTTCCATGTAGCCTTTACCAACGATTTGAAGCCCAGGTTGCTCAGCCCCACCGAGGACACCCCTAGCCTGGGCTTCCTTAGGGGAATGGGTCTGGAGCACATCCTGGACTCAGTGTATGACTTTGGCAAGACTATGCTGGAAGAGTTCAGTTATGCGATGACAGACACATTGGACGAGGTGAAAGAGACTCAGCAGCAGAGAG ctccagggTCGTCCTCGGATGGGGGTCCGGGCCACAGCAGGTACCTGTGCAGACGGCTGCGCAGGCAGGCCTCAGACTGCTGGCTGCTGCAGGACCAGTGTGAGAACTGTCAAGAGGCTCTAATAAGAG agTGCCCCAGTATGAGGGAGCTTCACTCTGAGCTGGAGGAGATCCACCTCCTGCTGAACGCCTCTCGGCAGCAGTACGAGGACACGCTGCTGGTGGTCCAGAGACACACGGACGACACGCTCACATGGCTGGATGTCACAGCAGAGAAGTACGCCTGGGTGACCCTGCTGGCTAATGACACTCTGGGCCCGCAGCACATCTTTAGCATCACTTCA GTGGTTCCACACATGCAGATGAGGGACAGTGGGTCTAAGGTGGACACCACAGTGGCTGTGAAGGTCCTGGACTCTCCATTGTTGACCCTCTCAGTTCCAGCTGAATTGGAGATGCAGGACCCTGCCTTCATCCAGTATGTGGCCAAAGAGGCCTTGGTGCTATACAAACAGAAGTTGAACGGTAAGCATCAGACCCCTT GCGGGACTTAA
- the tyms gene encoding thymidylate synthase, producing MPATSEIHTTECRNGEEQKRVEGKADNIQFSLFCDERGYLNQIEYILQHGHKKGDRTGTGVVSVFGSQARYSLRDQFPLLTTKRVFWKGILEELLWFIKGSTNAKELSEKGVKIWDANGSRDFLDKSGFRDREEGDLGPVYGFQWRHYGAEYKNMHADYTGQGVDQLQKVIDTIKTNPEDRRIIMCAWNPKDLPCMALPPCHALCQFYVCDGELSCQLYQRSGDMGLGVPFNIASYALLTYMIAHITGLKPGDFVHTLGDAHVYANHIEPLKVQLQRDVRPFPMLKILRTVECIDDFRAEDFEITDYHPHPAIKMQMAV from the exons ATGCCAGCAACATCTGAAATACACACAACGGAGTGTCGCAATGGTGAAGAACAGAAGAGAGTCGAAGGGAAAGCGGATAATATTCAATTTTCCTTGTTTTGTGATGAACGGGGCTACTTGAATCAAATAGAATACATTCTGCAGCACGGCCACAAAAAGGGAGATCGCACTGGAACGGGAGTTGTCTCTGTATTTGGGTCACAAGCAAGATACAGTCTCCGGG ATCAGTTCCCGCTACTAACGACAAAAAGAGTGTTCTGGAAAGGAATTCTTGAAGAATTGCTATGGTTTATTAAG GGATCAACAAATGCCAAAGAGCTGTCGGAGAAAGGGGTGAAGATTTGGGACGCCAACGGCTCACGGGATTTCCTGGACAAGAGCGGGTTCAGAGACCGGGAAGAAGGGGACCTGGGACCAGTGTATGGGTTTCAGTGGAGACACTATGGGGCAGAATACAAGAATATGCATGCAG ACTACACAGGACAAGGTGTGGACCAGCTACAGAAGGTTATTGACACAATCAAGACCAATCCGGAGGACCGGAGAATCATCATGTGTGCGTGGAATccaaaag ACCTTCCCTGCATGGCCCTGCCCCCGTGCCATGCCCTGTGCCAGTTCTACGTTTGCGACGGGGAGCTGTCCTGCCAGCTGTACCAGCGCTCTGGGGACATGGGACTGGGCGTGCCCTTCAACATTGCCAGCTACGCCCTGCTCACATACATGATCGCCCACATCACTGGACTGAAG CCTGGTGACTTTGTGCACACTCTGGGAGACGCTCACGTGTACGCCAACCACATCGAACCCCTCAAAGTTCAG CTTCAGAGGGATGTCCGCCCCTTCCCCATGCTCAAGATCCTGAGGACGGTGGAGTGCATTGACGACTTCAGAGCCGAAGACTTTGAGATTACAGATTACCATCCCCATCCTGCCATCAAAATGCAGATGGCTGTTTAA
- the enosf1 gene encoding mitochondrial enolase superfamily member 1 isoform X2: MAHKITKLTVSDVRFPTSLEHHGSDAMHTDPDYSVAYVVIETESCMKGYGLTFTVGRGTEIVVCAVEALTGFVVGKSLEEIVSDFRGFYRLLTNDGQMRWIGPEKGVIQLATAAVLNAVWDLWARTEGKPLWKLLVDMDPRKLVSCIDFRYITDALTEQEALDMLTKAQEGKDRREEYMLTEGYPAYTTSCAWLGYSDELLTQLCSDALNSGWTKFKVKVGADLKDDIRRCSLIRKLIGPNNTLMIDANQRWDVGEAISWVSELAQYKPVWIEEPTSPDDILGHATISKALAPLGIGVATGEQCHNRVMFKQFLQASALQFVQIDSCRLGSVNENLAVLLMAHKFQVPVCPHAGGVGLCELVQHLILFDYISVSASLHNRMCEYVDHLHEHFISPVVLRDTHYMPPKDPGYSCEMVESSVQRHQYPQGEVWRKLLNP; the protein is encoded by the exons ATGGCACATAAAATTACGAAGTTGACTGTCAGCGATGTAAGATTTCCAACGTCTCTGGAGCACCATGGTTCAGATGCAATG CACACCGACCCAGACTACTCAGTCGCCTATGTTGTGATCGAAACTGAATCCTGTATGAAAGGGTACGGCCTGACATTCACTGTAGGAAGAGGAACAGAAATCG tggtgtgtgctgtggagGCCTTGACTGGCTTTGTGGTGGGGAAATCTCTGGAGGAGATAGTGAGTGACTTCCGTGGATTCTACCGCCTCCTGACCAATGATGGACAGATGCGATGG ATTGGACCAGAGAAAGGCGTTATCCAACTGGCCACTGCAGCCGTCCTCAACGCAGTGTGGGACCTCTGGGCCAGAACCGAGGGCAAG CCACTGTGGAAGCTACTTGTTGACATG GATCCCAGGAAGCTTGTATCGTGTATTGACTTCAGATATATAACTGATGCTCTGACAGAGCAGGAGGCGTTGG ATATGCTCACGAAAGCTCAGGAGGGCAAGGACCGACGAG AGGAATACATGCTGACGGAGGGTTACCCCGCCTACACCACTTCCTGTGCCTGGCTGGGATACTCTGATGAGCTACTCACACAG CTGTGCTCAGATGCCCTCAACAGTGGATGGACCAAGTTTAAGGTGAAGGTTGGAGCCGACCTAAAGGACGACATCCGTCGCTGCAGTCTCATACGGAAGCTGATTGGTCCCAACAACACTTTG ATGATCGATGCCAACCAGAGGTGGGATGTTGGAGAGGCTATCTCCTGGGTGTCTGAGCTGGCCCAGTACAAGCCCGTGTGGATTGAGGAGCCCACCAGTCCTGACGATATCCTCGGCCATGCAACCATCTCCAAG GCCCTGGCTCCTCTGGGGATTGGAGTAGCCACAGGAGAACAG TGCCACAACAGGGTGATGTTTAAGCAGTTCCTACAAGCATCGGCGCTTCAGTTTGTCCAGATTGACAGCTGCAGACTGGGCAGTGTCAATGAGAACCTGGCTGTACTGCTCATGGCCCACAAGTTCCAGG TGCCTGTGTGTCCTCATGCTGGGGGAGTTGGACTGTGTGAGCTGGTCCAACACCTCATTCTCTTCGACTACATCTCCGTGTCCGCCAGCCTCCACAACCG gatgtGTGAGTACGTGGACCACCTCCATGAGCACTTTATCAGTCCTGTGGTGCTGAGGGACACCCACTACATGCCCCCCAAG GATCCAGGATACTCCTGCGAGATGGTGGAGTCGTCTGTGCAGAGACACCAGTACCCTCAGGGAGAGGTCTGGAGGAAGCTCCTGAATCCGTGA
- the enosf1 gene encoding mitochondrial enolase superfamily member 1 isoform X1, translating into MAHKITKLTVSDVRFPTSLEHHGSDAMHTDPDYSVAYVVIETESCMKGYGLTFTVGRGTEIVVCAVEALTGFVVGKSLEEIVSDFRGFYRLLTNDGQMRWIGPEKGVIQLATAAVLNAVWDLWARTEGKPLWKLLVDMDPRKLVSCIDFRYITDALTEQEALGNVRTHTHTPTATMNRHTSLSLFNRLSDMLTKAQEGKDRREEYMLTEGYPAYTTSCAWLGYSDELLTQLCSDALNSGWTKFKVKVGADLKDDIRRCSLIRKLIGPNNTLMIDANQRWDVGEAISWVSELAQYKPVWIEEPTSPDDILGHATISKALAPLGIGVATGEQCHNRVMFKQFLQASALQFVQIDSCRLGSVNENLAVLLMAHKFQVPVCPHAGGVGLCELVQHLILFDYISVSASLHNRMCEYVDHLHEHFISPVVLRDTHYMPPKDPGYSCEMVESSVQRHQYPQGEVWRKLLNP; encoded by the exons ATGGCACATAAAATTACGAAGTTGACTGTCAGCGATGTAAGATTTCCAACGTCTCTGGAGCACCATGGTTCAGATGCAATG CACACCGACCCAGACTACTCAGTCGCCTATGTTGTGATCGAAACTGAATCCTGTATGAAAGGGTACGGCCTGACATTCACTGTAGGAAGAGGAACAGAAATCG tggtgtgtgctgtggagGCCTTGACTGGCTTTGTGGTGGGGAAATCTCTGGAGGAGATAGTGAGTGACTTCCGTGGATTCTACCGCCTCCTGACCAATGATGGACAGATGCGATGG ATTGGACCAGAGAAAGGCGTTATCCAACTGGCCACTGCAGCCGTCCTCAACGCAGTGTGGGACCTCTGGGCCAGAACCGAGGGCAAG CCACTGTGGAAGCTACTTGTTGACATG GATCCCAGGAAGCTTGTATCGTGTATTGACTTCAGATATATAACTGATGCTCTGACAGAGCAGGAGGCGTTGGGTAatgttcgcacacacacacacacaccgactgcCACTATGAACAGACACACTTCACTATCTCTCTTTAACCGTCTCTCAGATATGCTCACGAAAGCTCAGGAGGGCAAGGACCGACGAG AGGAATACATGCTGACGGAGGGTTACCCCGCCTACACCACTTCCTGTGCCTGGCTGGGATACTCTGATGAGCTACTCACACAG CTGTGCTCAGATGCCCTCAACAGTGGATGGACCAAGTTTAAGGTGAAGGTTGGAGCCGACCTAAAGGACGACATCCGTCGCTGCAGTCTCATACGGAAGCTGATTGGTCCCAACAACACTTTG ATGATCGATGCCAACCAGAGGTGGGATGTTGGAGAGGCTATCTCCTGGGTGTCTGAGCTGGCCCAGTACAAGCCCGTGTGGATTGAGGAGCCCACCAGTCCTGACGATATCCTCGGCCATGCAACCATCTCCAAG GCCCTGGCTCCTCTGGGGATTGGAGTAGCCACAGGAGAACAG TGCCACAACAGGGTGATGTTTAAGCAGTTCCTACAAGCATCGGCGCTTCAGTTTGTCCAGATTGACAGCTGCAGACTGGGCAGTGTCAATGAGAACCTGGCTGTACTGCTCATGGCCCACAAGTTCCAGG TGCCTGTGTGTCCTCATGCTGGGGGAGTTGGACTGTGTGAGCTGGTCCAACACCTCATTCTCTTCGACTACATCTCCGTGTCCGCCAGCCTCCACAACCG gatgtGTGAGTACGTGGACCACCTCCATGAGCACTTTATCAGTCCTGTGGTGCTGAGGGACACCCACTACATGCCCCCCAAG GATCCAGGATACTCCTGCGAGATGGTGGAGTCGTCTGTGCAGAGACACCAGTACCCTCAGGGAGAGGTCTGGAGGAAGCTCCTGAATCCGTGA
- the LOC136957417 gene encoding tyrosine-protein kinase Yes, with the protein MGCIESKEDKGPTMKYRPDTTPASDPSTATPHVGHYGPDPTQLQQNQAPPSSSGPAAGFNSHVITPFGGASSIMTPFGGASSSFSGPIPTVSGGVTFFVALYDYEARTSDDLSFKKGDRFQIINNTEGDWWEARSINTGKSGYIPSNYVAPADSIQAEEWYFGKMGRKDAERLLLNPGNHRGTFLVRESETTKGAYSLSIRDWDDTKGDNVKHYKIRKLDNGGYYITTRAQFDTLQKLVKHYTEHADGLCHRLTTVCPTVKPQTQGLAKDAWEIPRESLRLELKLGQGCFGEVWMGTWNGTTKVAIKTLKPGTMSPEAFLQEAQIMKKLRHDKLVPLYAVVSEEPIYIVTEYMAKGSLLDFLKEGDGKFLKLPLLVDMAAQIADGMAFIERMNYIHRDLRAANILVGDNLVCKIADFGLARLIEDNEYTARQGAKFPIKWTAPEAALYGRFTIKSDVWSFGILLTELVTKGRVPYPGMVNREVLEQVERGYRMPCPQGCPESLHEMMKVCWKKDPDERPTFEYLQSFLEDYFTATEPQYQPGDNL; encoded by the exons ATGGGCTGCATCGAGAGTAAAGAAGACAAAGGTCCCACTATGAAGTACCGACCGGATACCACCCCTGCCTCCGACCCCAGCACCGCCACCCCGCACGTGGGCCACTACGGGCCGGACCCCACCCAGCTCCAGCAGAACCAGGCCCCTCCCTCATCTTCGGGCCCGGCCGCCGGCTTCAACAGCCACGTCATCACGCCGTTCGGAGGCGCCTCATCCATCATGACGCCGTTCGGCGGGGCGTCGTCCTCGTTCTCGGGTCCCATTCCGACTGTGTCAG GTGGGGTAACCTTCTTCGTGGCCTTGTACGACTATGAAGCCAGGACTTCCGACGATCTGTCCTTCAAGAAAGGAGACCGCTTCCAGATCATAAACAACAC agaaGGGGACTGGTGGGAGGCTCGCTCCATTAACACAGGGAAGAGTGGCTACATCCCCAGCAACTATGTGGCTCCTGCCGACTCCATCCAGGCTGAAGA GTGGTACTTTGGTAAAATGGGCCGTAAAGACGCTGAGAGGCTGCTACTGAATCCAGGAAACCATCGAGGCACCTTCCTGGTGCGAGAGAGTGAAACTACTAAAG GGGCTTACTCTTTGTCTATACGAGACTGGGATGACACCAAAGGGGACAACGTGAAACACTACAAAATCCGCAAACTTGACAACGGAGGTTACTACATCACCACTCGGGCGCAGTTTGATACGCTACAGAAACTTGTTAAACACTACACTG aacACGCTGACGGGCTGTGCCACCGGCTGACCACGGTGTGTCCCACAGTGAAGCCCCAGACCCAGGGCCTGGCCAAGGACGCCTGGGAGATCCCCCGCGAGTCCCTCCGCCTGGAGCTCAAACTGGGCCAGGGCTGCTTCGGAGAGGTCTGGATGG GCACATGGAACGGTACCACCAAGGTGGCCATCAAGACCCTGAAGCCAGGCACCATGTCCCCCGAGGCCTTCCTGCAGGAGGCCCAGATCATGAAGAAGCTGCGGCACGACAAGCTGGTGCCTCTGTATGCCGTGGTGTCTGAGGAGCCCATCTACATCGTCACAGAGTACATGGCCAAAG GAAGTTTGCTGGATTTCCTGAAAGAAGGCGATGGTAAATTCCTGAAGCTTCCTCTGCTGGTGGATATGGCAGCACAG atCGCTGACGGCATGGCGTTCATCGAGAGGATGAACTACATCCACAGGGACCTGCGCGCCGCCAACATCCTGGTCGGAGACAATCTGGTGTGCAAGATCGCTGACTTTGGTCTGGCCAGACTCATAGAAGACAACGAGTACACAGCCAGGCAAG GAGCCAAGTTCCCCATTAAGTGGACCGCCCCCGAGGCTGCCCTGTACGGGCGCTTCACCATCAAGTCTGACGTCTGGTCATTCGGTATCCTGCTGACAGAACTGGTCACTAAAGGCAGAGTGCCTTACCCAG gcatGGTAAACCGGGAGGTgctggagcaggtggagagggggtACCGTATGCCCTGCCCCCAGGGCTGCCCTGAGTCCCTCCACGAGATGATGAAGGTCTGCTGGAAGAAGGACCCAGACGAGAGGCCCACCTTCGAGTACCTGCAGTCCTTCCTAGAGGACTATTTCACAGCCACAGAACCACAGTACCAGCCTGGGGACAACCTATAG
- the adcyap1a gene encoding adenylate cyclase activating polypeptide 1a isoform X2 produces MSSKATLALLIYGIIMHYSVNCSPMGLSYPNVRLNNEVYDEDGNSLPDLTFDSDQIALRSPPSVADDVYKLYYPPEKRTERHADGMFNKAYRKALGQLSARKYLQYLMTKRVGGGNTMEDDSEPLSKRHSDGVFTDSYSRYRKQMAVKKYLAAVLGKSPEDIGFHHILQDIDFDVLLDGDEFEAILGDWLKQFSPEFPAL; encoded by the exons ATGTCTAGTAAAGCGACTTTAGCCTTACTCATCTATGGAATCATAATGCATTACAGCGTCAACTGCTCGCCTATGGGGCTTAGCTATCCTAACGTTAG ACTTAACAATGAGGTTTATGACGAGGATGGAAATTCTTTACCGGACCTGACTTTTGACAGTGATCAAATTGCTTTGCGAAGCCCGCCGTCTGTTGCTGACGACGTTTATAAGTTATACTACCCACCGGAAAAAAG AACGGAAAGGCATGCAGACGGAATGTTTAATAAAGCCTACAGGAAAGCGCTGGGTCAGTTGTCAGCAAGGAAATATCTTCAGTATCTGATGACAAAACGTGTAGG cGGAGGCAACACCATGGAAGACGACTCTGAGCCCCTGTCCAAAAGGCACTCGGATGGAGTGTTTACGGACAGCTACAGCCGTTACCGAAAGCAAATGGCAGTCAAGAAATACCTGGCGGCCGTCCTGGGGAAAAG CCCTGAAGACATAGGTTTTCACCATATTCTACAAGACATAGACTTTGATGTCCTCCTGGATGGGGATGAGTTTGAGGCAATTTTGGGAGACTGGCTGAAACAGTTCTCTCCCGAATTTCCG
- the adcyap1a gene encoding adenylate cyclase activating polypeptide 1a isoform X1: protein MSSKATLALLIYGIIMHYSVNCSPMGLSYPNVRLNNEVYDEDGNSLPDLTFDSDQIALRSPPSVADDVYKLYYPPEKRTERHADGMFNKAYRKALGQLSARKYLQYLMTKRVGGGNTMEDDSEPLSKRHSDGVFTDSYSRYRKQMAVKKYLAAVLGKSPEDIGFHHILQDIDFDVLLDGDEFEAILGDWLKQFSPEFPVSPWLFPEAMS from the exons ATGTCTAGTAAAGCGACTTTAGCCTTACTCATCTATGGAATCATAATGCATTACAGCGTCAACTGCTCGCCTATGGGGCTTAGCTATCCTAACGTTAG ACTTAACAATGAGGTTTATGACGAGGATGGAAATTCTTTACCGGACCTGACTTTTGACAGTGATCAAATTGCTTTGCGAAGCCCGCCGTCTGTTGCTGACGACGTTTATAAGTTATACTACCCACCGGAAAAAAG AACGGAAAGGCATGCAGACGGAATGTTTAATAAAGCCTACAGGAAAGCGCTGGGTCAGTTGTCAGCAAGGAAATATCTTCAGTATCTGATGACAAAACGTGTAGG cGGAGGCAACACCATGGAAGACGACTCTGAGCCCCTGTCCAAAAGGCACTCGGATGGAGTGTTTACGGACAGCTACAGCCGTTACCGAAAGCAAATGGCAGTCAAGAAATACCTGGCGGCCGTCCTGGGGAAAAG CCCTGAAGACATAGGTTTTCACCATATTCTACAAGACATAGACTTTGATGTCCTCCTGGATGGGGATGAGTTTGAGGCAATTTTGGGAGACTGGCTGAAACAGTTCTCTCCCGAATTTCCGGTGAGTCCCTGGCTCTTTCCCGAGGCCATGTCTTGA